From Heteronotia binoei isolate CCM8104 ecotype False Entrance Well chromosome 17, APGP_CSIRO_Hbin_v1, whole genome shotgun sequence, one genomic window encodes:
- the HIF3A gene encoding hypoxia-inducible factor 3-alpha isoform X3: MRLTISYLRMHKLLTSGDWKNEVEAEEQVDAYYLKALDGFLMVLTEEGDMIYLSENVNKHLGLSQLELIGHSVFDFIHPCDQEELQDVLSPRQGFSKKKEVKTERSFSLRMKSTLTTRGRTVNLKSATWKVLHCAGHMRSYAPAKPAGDKEPEGGFTEPPLRCLVLICEAIPHPANIETPLDSGTFLSRHTMDMKFTYCDERIAEVAGYTPKDLLGCSMYEYIHALDSDSVSKSINTLLSKGQAVTGQYRFLARNGGYLWTQTQATVISSSKNSQPESIVCVHFILSQVEEAGLVLSLEQTERQGEHRRLPPPSLEGLDSDGSLEELDANGGDTIINLSFELRGPKVLAFLCPANISEEELQMDPKRFCSPDLQKLLGPIFDPPGAQSPPGGTPRVRPPAAPPKPAVAVKNASGNSSPVRKLLGETAGADLPDELLLDMENVQKLFAANKETQSMETALQDYEGLDLEMLAPYISMDDDFQLSSTDHPPWLAEKRRDSGTRPTSPPPRPRSRSFHGVSPRPPESATLPRWGSDVSLSPSRPAQPPGSDQCDAGQVVEMVASVKIQGLEEGTNPNVPVGALPLGGRKRARELSVEEEGDIFLEAGPPKRAHGHEPDGFLMPSLSLGFLLSVEECLDARSERGFGSNMVLGRKLLSLEEPMNLLGDMLPFVVDGPALSQLALYDGEDEASVRSGEHFQLGEELLVELDQAT; encoded by the exons CTGGAGCTCATCGGCCACAGCGTCTTTGACTTCATTCATCCTTGTGACCAGGAAGAGTTGCAAGATGTACTGAGCCCTAGGCAGG GTTTCTCTAAGAAGAAGGAAGTGAAGACAGAGCGCAGCTTCTCCCTGCGCATGAAGAGCACCCTGACCACCAGGGGGCGCACTGTGAACCTCAAATCAGCCACCTGGAAA GTCCTGCACTGTGCCGGCCACATGAGGTCCTACGCGCCTGCCAAGCCAGCGGGAGACAAGGAGCCGGAGGGGGGCTTCACCGAGCCCCCGTTGCGTTGCCTGGTGCTGATCTGCGAGGCCATTCCCCACCCAGCCAACATTGAGACGCCCCTGGACAGCGGCACCTTCCTCAGCCGCCACACCATGGACATGAAGTTCACCTACTGTGACGAGAG GATTGCCGAGGTGGCTGGGTACACTCCCAAGGACCTGCTGGGCTGTTCCATGTACGAGTACATCCATGCTCTGGACTCTGACTCTGTCAGCAAGAGCATCAACACCC TGCTAAGCAAAGGGCAGGCCGTGACTGGACAGTACCGTTTCCTGGCCAGGAACGGAGGCTACCTGTGGACTCAGACCCAAGCCACCGTCATCTCCAGCAGCAAGAACTCCCAGCCTGAGAGCATCGTCTGCGTTCACTTCATCCTGAG CCAGGTGGAGGAGGCGGGCTTGGTGCTCTCCCTGGAGCAGACCGAACGGCAAGGGGAACACCGCCGCCTGCCCCCGCCGTCTCTCGAAGGACTGGACTCGGACGGGAGCTTGGAGGAGCTGGACGCCAACGGTGGCGACACCATCATCAACCTCAGCTTCG agCTGCGCGGCCCCAAAGTCCTGGCCTTCCTGTGCCCTGCCAACATCAGCGAGGAAGAACTGCAGATGGACCCCAAACGTTTCTGCAGCCCCGACCTCCAGAAGCTCCTGGGCCCCATCTTCGACCCTCCCGGAGCACAGAGCCCTCCCGGAGGGACACCGCGGGTGCGGCCCCCTGCAGCGCCCCCCAAACCCGCCGTGGCTGTCAAGAACGCTTCTGGAAACAGCAGCCCGGTCAGGAAACTGTTGGGCGAGACAGCAGGG GCTGACCTGCCGGATGAGCTCCTTCTCGACATGGAGAACGTCCAGAAACTCTTTGCTGCCAACAAGGAGACCCAGTCGATGGAGACAGCACTGCAG GACTACGAAGGCCTGGACTTAGAGATGCTTGCTCCCTACATTTCGATGGACGATGACTTTCAGCTGAGCAGCACCGACCACCCGCCGTGGCTGGCTGAGAAGCGGAGGGACTCGGGAACCCGGCCCACTTCGCCACCTCCGCGGCCTCGTTCCAGAAGCTTCCATGGGGTATCTCCCCGCCCACCCGAATCGGCCACCCTTCCTCGCTGGGGCAGCGACGTCAGCCTGAGTCCGTCCCGTCCCGCCCAGCCGCCAGGAAGCGACCAATGCGATGCTGGGCAGGTGGTGGAAATGGTGGCATCCGTCAAGATTCAGGGGCTGGAGGAAGGGACCAATCCAAACGTCCCAGTGGGCGCTTTACCATTGGGCGGCAGGAAGAG AGCGCGGGAGCTGAGCGTGGAAGAAGAGGGGGACATCTTCCTCGAGGCGGGCCCCCCCAAGCGTGCTCATGGCCATGAGCCTGATGGGTTCCTGATGCCGTCCCTTAGCCTG ggTTTCCTGTTGAGCGTCGAGGAGTGTCTGGATGCCAGATCTGAGCGTGGCTTTGGGAGCAACATGGTTTTGGGCAGGAAGCTGCTGTCCCTGGAAGAGCCAATGA ACCTGTTGGGGGACATGCTGCCTTTCGTAGTGGATGGACCAGCACTCTCTCAGCTGGCCCTGTATGACGGCGAGGACGAGGCGTCTGTGCGCAGTGGAGAGCACTTCCAGCTCGGGGAGGAGCTCCTCGTCGAGTTGGACCAGGCCACCTGA